The Streptomyces tendae genome has a window encoding:
- a CDS encoding lysylphosphatidylglycerol synthase transmembrane domain-containing protein, which translates to MKQQGAHPEDTEGTPDASSRPDSDTARPDADAARPDTAQRDVAHIDEVEGDEPLLPARVHRPSDLMRLVGGVLAVVVLLAIAAFAHGTTSGLEQDINKGTGQAPDLLIKIAGLASSIAILLVPVAFAIERLIKRDGLRIADGVLAAVLAHGVTLATDLWVARAAPGSIQDALTQPSPGDIHALTDPVHGYLAPVIAYMTAVGMSRRPRWRAVLWVVLLLDAFSMLVTGYTTPFSITLTVLIGWTVAYGTLYAVGSPNVRPTGRTLMAGLRTVGFRPVTASREEAPDAAESGDRGRRYFVTLEDGPPLDVTVVDREQQAQGFFYRAWRNLALRGFATRRSLQSLRQALEQEALLAYAAIAAGANAPKLIATSELGPDAVMLVYEHTGGRTLDSLADEEITDDLLHGTWHQVKALQSRRIAHRRLVGDAILVDGSGTVILTDLRGGEIAAGDLLLRMDVSQLLVTLGLRVGAQRAVASALSVLGPDAVADCLPMLQPIALSRSTRATLRKLARERAEREREAVLEASRHSRPARADDSDDGGTVTLDKAGKKAVRAEQRAEKRAIDEALDEAREEDLLSQIRHEVLRIRPQAPVEPARLERVRPRTLISLIAGAIGAYFLLTQLTHIEFGPLIANAEWGWVAAAVLFSAASYVAAAMALLGFVPERVPFPRTVAAQVAGSFVKIVAPAAVGGVALNTRFLQRAGVRPGLAVASVGASQLFGLGCHILMLLAFGYLTGTEKTPSLSPSRTVIGGLLTVAVLVLVVTSVPFLRKFVVTRVRSLFAGVVPRMLDVLQRPQKLITGIGGMLLLTACFVMCLDASIRAFGDDSTSVSIASVAVVFLAGNALGSAAPTPGGVGAVEATLTVGLIAVGLPKEVAAPAVLLFRLLTLWLPVLPGWLAFNHLTRKAAL; encoded by the coding sequence ATGAAGCAGCAGGGTGCGCACCCCGAGGACACGGAGGGCACCCCTGACGCCTCGTCGCGCCCGGACTCGGACACCGCACGGCCCGACGCGGACGCCGCACGCCCGGACACCGCGCAGCGGGACGTCGCGCACATCGACGAGGTGGAGGGCGACGAACCGCTGCTCCCCGCGCGCGTGCACCGGCCGTCCGACCTCATGCGGCTCGTGGGCGGCGTGCTCGCCGTCGTGGTGCTGCTGGCGATCGCCGCGTTCGCCCACGGCACCACCTCGGGCCTGGAACAGGACATCAACAAGGGCACCGGACAGGCGCCCGATCTGCTCATCAAGATCGCCGGCCTGGCCTCCAGCATCGCCATTCTGCTGGTCCCGGTCGCCTTCGCCATCGAACGGCTGATCAAGCGGGACGGCCTGCGAATCGCCGACGGCGTCCTCGCCGCCGTCCTCGCGCACGGGGTGACGCTCGCCACCGACCTGTGGGTCGCGCGGGCCGCCCCCGGCTCGATCCAGGACGCGCTCACCCAGCCCTCCCCCGGCGACATCCACGCCCTCACCGACCCGGTGCACGGCTACCTCGCCCCCGTCATCGCGTACATGACCGCCGTCGGCATGTCCCGCAGACCTCGCTGGCGCGCGGTGCTGTGGGTGGTGCTGCTGCTCGACGCCTTCTCGATGCTCGTCACCGGGTACACCACCCCGTTCTCGATCACCCTCACGGTGCTGATCGGCTGGACCGTCGCCTACGGCACGCTCTACGCCGTCGGCTCGCCCAACGTGCGGCCCACCGGCCGCACCCTGATGGCGGGGCTGCGCACGGTCGGCTTCCGCCCCGTGACCGCCTCCCGGGAGGAGGCGCCGGACGCCGCCGAGAGCGGCGACCGGGGCCGCCGCTACTTCGTCACCCTGGAGGACGGCCCGCCGCTGGACGTCACCGTCGTGGACCGCGAACAGCAGGCGCAGGGATTCTTCTACCGCGCGTGGCGCAACCTCGCCCTGCGCGGCTTCGCCACTCGCAGGAGCCTGCAGTCGCTGCGCCAGGCGCTGGAGCAGGAGGCGCTGCTGGCCTACGCCGCCATCGCGGCCGGCGCCAACGCGCCCAAGCTGATCGCGACGTCGGAGCTCGGCCCCGACGCGGTGATGCTCGTCTACGAGCACACCGGCGGGCGCACCCTCGACTCGCTGGCGGACGAGGAAATCACCGACGACCTGCTGCACGGCACCTGGCACCAGGTGAAGGCGCTGCAGTCCCGCCGTATCGCGCACCGCAGGCTGGTCGGCGACGCCATCCTGGTGGACGGTTCCGGCACGGTGATCCTCACCGACCTGCGCGGCGGGGAGATCGCGGCCGGTGATCTGCTGCTGCGGATGGACGTCTCCCAGCTGCTGGTGACACTGGGCCTGCGGGTGGGCGCCCAACGCGCGGTGGCCTCCGCGCTGAGCGTCCTCGGTCCCGACGCCGTGGCGGACTGTCTGCCGATGCTCCAGCCGATCGCGCTGAGCCGCTCCACGCGCGCGACGCTGCGGAAACTGGCCCGGGAGCGCGCGGAGCGGGAACGGGAGGCCGTGCTGGAGGCTTCGCGGCATTCCCGTCCGGCCCGCGCCGACGACTCCGACGACGGCGGCACCGTCACGCTCGACAAGGCCGGCAAGAAGGCCGTCCGCGCGGAACAGCGGGCCGAGAAGCGCGCCATCGACGAGGCCCTGGACGAGGCGCGCGAGGAGGACCTGCTCAGCCAGATCCGGCACGAGGTGCTCCGGATCCGGCCCCAGGCCCCGGTCGAGCCGGCCCGTCTGGAACGGGTCCGTCCGCGCACGCTGATCAGCCTGATCGCGGGCGCGATCGGCGCCTACTTCCTGCTGACGCAACTCACGCACATCGAGTTCGGCCCGCTGATCGCCAACGCGGAGTGGGGCTGGGTCGCGGCGGCGGTGCTGTTCTCGGCGGCCAGCTACGTGGCGGCCGCGATGGCCCTGCTCGGGTTCGTGCCGGAGCGGGTGCCGTTCCCGCGCACGGTGGCGGCCCAGGTCGCCGGGTCCTTCGTGAAGATCGTCGCTCCGGCGGCGGTCGGCGGCGTCGCCCTGAACACGCGCTTCCTCCAGCGGGCGGGGGTGCGTCCGGGGCTCGCGGTGGCGAGCGTCGGCGCGTCGCAGTTGTTCGGTCTCGGCTGCCACATCCTGATGCTGCTGGCGTTCGGCTACCTGACCGGCACCGAGAAGACCCCTTCGCTGTCGCCGTCGCGCACCGTCATCGGCGGGCTGTTGACGGTGGCGGTGCTGGTCCTCGTGGTGACCTCGGTGCCGTTCCTGCGGAAGTTCGTCGTCACGCGCGTGCGCTCGCTCTTCGCGGGCGTCGTGCCGCGCATGCTGGACGTGCTGCAGCGGCCCCAGAAGCTGATCACCGGCATCGGCGGCATGCTGCTGCTGACGGCCTGCTTCGTGATGTGCCTGGACGCCTCGATCCGGGCGTTCGGCGACGACTCGACCTCGGTGTCCATCGCCAGCGTCGCCGTCGTGTTCCTCGCGGGCAACGCCCTCGGGTCGGCGGCACCGACGCCGGGCGGTGTGGGCGCCGTCGAGGCCACCCTGACCGTCGGTCTGATCGCGGTCGGGCTTCCCAAGGAGGTCGCCGCGCCCGCGGTGCTGCTGTTCCGGCTGCTCACGCTGTGGCTGCCCGTGCTGCCGGGATGGCTCGCCTTCAACCACCTCACGCGCAAGGCGGCCCTGTGA
- a CDS encoding alpha/beta hydrolase, producing the protein MPHPFRLRAAALTACAVLLPALLAGCAGEDDEPAEDLTRQKLDWKACPAPDEAQGGGSSPSPLPGARGAWECATMKAPLDWADPDGDTIELALIRARSSGPAGERIGSLIFNFGGPGGSGVTTLPAFGQDYATLRTRYDLVSFDPRGVGRSAPVTCQDDQQLDEHFQQDGTPDDSAERTELLDSTEEFNAACEDNSGRILPHVRTTDAARDLDLMRQVLGDDRLYYFGISYGTELGGVYAHLFPDKVGRAVFDAVVDAAQNSEQASLGQARGFQLALDNYAEDCVSGTEECPVGDSVQDVQDRIAKLLKDLDSRPVPGIFPRQLTETMATSGIAQALYSQDFWPFLTDGLEQAYDGDGTILMVLADSMNGRSENGEYSNLVPANTAISCADAKPRYTPADVERLLPEFRKASPLFGDFMAWGMITCTDWAVRGAADHPDVSAPGAAPILVIGNTGDPATPYEGARSMARALGEGVGVELTYKGQGHGAYNSEDTCVRNAVHGYLLDGTVPPAGTVCPDRAGTPSRPTRKRSSERFPQASPVDAGTAYHGRDAVRRT; encoded by the coding sequence ATGCCCCACCCCTTCCGGCTGCGAGCCGCCGCCCTGACCGCCTGCGCCGTCCTGCTGCCCGCGCTGCTGGCCGGGTGCGCCGGGGAGGACGACGAACCGGCCGAGGACCTGACGCGGCAGAAGCTCGACTGGAAGGCCTGCCCCGCTCCCGACGAGGCCCAGGGCGGAGGCTCCTCCCCCTCCCCGCTGCCCGGCGCCCGGGGCGCGTGGGAGTGCGCGACGATGAAGGCACCGCTGGACTGGGCCGACCCCGACGGCGACACCATCGAGCTCGCCCTGATCCGGGCCCGCTCCAGCGGACCGGCGGGCGAGCGCATCGGCTCCCTGATCTTCAACTTCGGCGGGCCGGGCGGCTCCGGGGTGACCACGCTGCCCGCGTTCGGCCAGGACTACGCCACCCTGCGCACCCGGTACGACCTGGTCAGCTTCGACCCCCGCGGGGTCGGCCGCAGCGCGCCCGTGACCTGTCAGGACGACCAGCAGCTCGACGAGCACTTCCAGCAGGACGGCACCCCCGACGACAGCGCCGAGCGCACGGAACTGCTCGACAGCACCGAGGAGTTCAACGCGGCCTGCGAGGACAACTCCGGGCGGATCCTGCCGCACGTGCGCACCACGGACGCGGCCCGGGACCTCGACCTGATGCGCCAGGTGCTCGGCGACGACCGGCTGTACTACTTCGGCATCTCCTACGGCACGGAACTCGGCGGCGTCTACGCCCACCTCTTCCCCGACAAGGTGGGGCGCGCGGTCTTCGACGCGGTCGTCGACGCGGCGCAGAACTCCGAGCAGGCCTCGCTGGGCCAGGCGCGGGGCTTCCAGCTCGCGCTCGACAACTACGCGGAGGACTGCGTCTCCGGCACCGAGGAGTGTCCCGTCGGCGACAGCGTCCAGGACGTCCAGGACCGCATCGCGAAACTGCTGAAGGACCTGGACAGCCGGCCCGTCCCCGGGATCTTCCCGCGTCAGCTGACCGAGACGATGGCGACGAGCGGGATCGCGCAGGCCCTGTACTCCCAGGACTTCTGGCCGTTCCTCACCGACGGTTTGGAGCAGGCCTACGACGGTGACGGCACGATCCTGATGGTGCTCGCCGACTCGATGAACGGGCGCAGCGAGAACGGCGAGTACAGCAACCTCGTCCCCGCCAACACCGCCATCAGCTGCGCCGACGCCAAGCCCCGCTACACCCCGGCGGACGTGGAGCGGCTGCTGCCCGAGTTCCGGAAGGCGTCCCCGCTCTTCGGGGACTTCATGGCCTGGGGAATGATCACTTGCACCGACTGGGCGGTGCGGGGCGCCGCCGACCACCCGGACGTCAGCGCTCCCGGCGCGGCCCCGATCCTGGTGATCGGCAACACCGGCGACCCGGCCACGCCGTACGAGGGGGCGCGCAGCATGGCGCGGGCGCTCGGTGAGGGGGTCGGCGTGGAGCTCACGTACAAGGGGCAGGGGCACGGCGCCTACAACAGCGAGGACACCTGCGTGCGGAACGCGGTGCACGGCTATCTGCTGGACGGCACGGTGCCCCCGGCTGGGACCGTCTGCCCTGATCGTGCGGGAACGCCGAGCCGGCCCACGCGAAAGCGCAGCTCAGAGCGTTTTCCACAGGCCTCGCCGGTGGACGCCGGGACTGCCTACCATGGCCGGGACGCCGTTCGCCGCACGTAG